Proteins encoded in a region of the Candidatus Thorarchaeota archaeon genome:
- a CDS encoding pyruvate ferredoxin oxidoreductase (catalyzes the formation of acetyl-CoA from pyruvate and coenzyme A), with protein sequence MATKLKDMLETDEILSSGHRMCAGCAAPVIVRLMGQALRGPTIVCEATGCLEVATTIYPYTAWKIPWIHVAFENASAVASGAFEAIEVMREKGRYKDEHVDVVAIGGDGGTFDIGFGSLSGALERDHDFVYMVYDNGAYQNTGIQRSGGTFPGQETTTSWAGSELPGKTQRKKPITEIVAAHKIPYAATVSPYYWRDFIKKFRKALEVDGPAFIHAISPCPRGWRSESSKSIELSKLAVETGMHPLYEIVNGEEYNLSTPSKRLKELKPIEEYMKPQGQFKHLFTDRWEDFREQIQEWVNEDWELLKKKCTEE encoded by the coding sequence ATGGCTACGAAACTCAAAGATATGTTAGAGACTGACGAGATACTTTCCTCTGGGCACCGCATGTGCGCAGGGTGTGCAGCGCCGGTAATAGTGAGACTCATGGGTCAAGCGCTTCGAGGACCCACTATTGTCTGTGAGGCAACAGGGTGTCTTGAGGTTGCGACCACGATTTATCCATACACGGCATGGAAAATTCCCTGGATTCATGTGGCATTCGAGAACGCATCTGCTGTAGCATCAGGTGCTTTCGAAGCCATCGAGGTCATGAGGGAGAAAGGTCGCTACAAGGATGAACATGTGGATGTCGTTGCTATTGGCGGTGACGGTGGAACTTTTGACATTGGTTTCGGTTCTCTGAGCGGAGCACTGGAGCGAGACCATGATTTTGTGTACATGGTCTACGACAACGGTGCGTATCAGAACACTGGTATCCAGCGTTCAGGAGGTACATTCCCTGGTCAGGAGACAACCACAAGCTGGGCCGGTTCAGAATTGCCTGGAAAGACTCAGCGCAAGAAGCCGATTACAGAAATTGTAGCAGCACACAAGATTCCCTACGCTGCTACCGTGTCTCCGTATTACTGGCGTGACTTCATCAAGAAGTTCAGAAAAGCGCTGGAAGTCGATGGACCCGCATTCATTCATGCAATATCCCCATGTCCGCGAGGGTGGAGATCTGAGAGCTCCAAGAGTATCGAATTGTCCAAGTTAGCTGTGGAGACCGGCATGCATCCGCTTTACGAGATTGTCAATGGCGAAGAATACAACCTGTCAACTCCCAGCAAGCGGCTCAAGGAACTCAAACCGATTGAGGAATACATGAAACCACAGGGCCAGTTCAAGCACCTGTTCACTGACCGTTGGGAAGATTTCCGCGAACAGATTCAGGAATGGGTCAATGAGGACTGGGAGCTTCTGAAAAAGAAGTGTACCGAAGAGTAG